The Rhodothermales bacterium genome segment GTCGCACGATCGAAGACGTCGAGCGCGATTCGGATCGGGACTACTGGATGAGTTCGGAAGAGGCAAAGAGCTACGGCCTGATCGACAATGTGCTTGTAAAGGCGGCACTTCCGAAGAAGGAGGAATAGTCGCGTCGGCGAATGTGTGAAAAAGGGCGTCCCGGAGGGCGCCCTTTTCTTTTGCGGGTAACCCAGACAGGGATTTGCCAGAGGTGCCGACATTGGACGGTCGCAGCGGTGGGTGGAAAAGGAAACGCCCGGCCGGGAAGATCCCGGTCGGGCGTCATGGTACCGCGTACGGGATTTGAACCCGTGTTACCGCCGTGAGAGGGCGGCGTCCTGGACCCCTAGACGAACGCGGCGAGGCCAGTGCGTATCAATGACTTGGGCTTCCGGTAGGTTCCTCGTTCATGTATCCGACCGCGGCACAAATACCATCTTCACATGTGGTATTCCCGCTTCCATGAAAGTTTCACCTTCCGTGACAAAGCCGAAATCCCGGTAAAGGTCCTCCAGATAGGCCTGCGCGTGGACCACCTGCTCTTCAAATCCGGCGCGCCGAGCGTCTTCCATGGTCTGCCGAATCAACTCCCGGCCGTAGGCTTGACCCCTGTACGGAGGCAGGATCGCGAATCGTTCCAGCTTAGCCACCACCCGCTCGTTGTGGGATGAGGTTCGCCAGCGCGCCACCCCGATCGCCTCGGAGTCCAGCCACGCCAGAAGGTGCCGGCTTACCTCGTCATATTCGTCCCACTCCTCCTCCGGCGGGCACTCCTGCTCGATAATGAAGACCGTGGTCCGAATCTGCCGTGCGATCTCCCATTCGTGGTCGGATTGCACGGGCCGAACGATCAGCCTTGATGTGGAAGTACGATTCACTGTGCAAGTCGGTGTTTGTTGAAACGTAACGAAGTCGAGGCAAATCAGTAGACGCCAGCCTCAACTTTATGTAGATTCAGTCTAAATAAGAATGACAAAAGGCTTCTCAGGACGTGAATACCCGCATTGCGTTCGCATCTGTCGGCTTCGCAGCCGCCCTTTTCACATTGCTTCACGCCCATCCCTGTCGGGCCCAGACGGGCACGATCGAGGGTAGTGTGATCGATGCCGCCGCCCACGAACCGCTGGCAAACGCTAATGTTACCGTAGTCGGGACACAGGCGGGCGCGTCGTCCGCGATCAACGGCCGATACCGCATTCTCGAAGTACCTGCGGGAGATTACGCGGTTGGCGCGTCGATGCTTGGATACCGCGATGCGCAGCTTACGGTAACAGTCCACGAAGGGCAGGTCGTGCGTCTCGATTTTCTGCTCGATTCGCACTGGCTCGAGATTCCCGAGATCGTTGTGGAGCGGGTGATGCTCACCGGCGGATTGAAAGGAATTGAGTCACTTCCAGGGTCGGCGCACTTCATCTCGCCCATGGAGCTGGAGCGCTTCGACTATGGCGATGTCGGCCGCGTGCTTCGTCGAATTCCCGGAGTCAATATCCAGGAAGAAGATGGTTACGGTCTTCGCCCCAACATAGGGCTTCGAGGTTCAGGCTCGGAGCGCAGCTCGAAGATCACCGTCATGGAAGACGGCATCCTGATCGCTCCCGCACCTTACGCTGCACCGGCTGCATACTACTTTCCGACCGTCGGCCGAATGCAGGCGGTCGAAGTTCGGAAGGGCTCGAGCCAGATTAAGTACGGGCCGTACACGACGGGAGGAGCGCTGAACTTGATTTCAACCCAGATCCCGTCTCAACTCTCAGGTCGTTTCGACCTTCTGGCAGGTGGGGACGATAGCCACGTCGTGCGAGCGAACATCGGCACATCGTTCAAGCACGCAGGCTTTCTCCTCGAGACGTACCAGAGTGGCACTGACGGCTTCAAGCAGATCGACGGCGGTGGCACTAGCGGATTTGAGAAGCGCGACTACCTCGGGAAGATCCGTCTATCGACAGATTCAAAAGCCCGTGTCTATCAGGAGGTCACGCTCAAACTGGGGCGGGCCACTGAGTCGTCGGACGAGACGTATCTCGGACTGACGGACGCCGATTTCGCAGTAACGCCGAGTCGTCGATACGCGGCCTCGCAAGCGGATCGGATGTCAACGGAACAGTCACAGGTGGTTGCACGACACGTTATCAGAGCCTCTGCCGCCGTTGATGTGACGACCACACTGTATCGAACGGATTTCTCACGCAACTGGTACAAACTGGATGCGGTCAGATCAGTCGACGGCGCGGCCGCGGTACGCATCGGCCAGGTCCTGGCGAAACCATCTGACTACATCGACGAACTCGACATACTCCTCGGCTCGACCAGCGAAAACGACGACGCCCTCTTGGTCAAGGCAAACAATCGATCCTACTACGCGCGCGGCGTGCAATCGGTCGTCGGCGTTGGCCTCTCGACGCGTCAAACCCGACATGAGTTTGAGCTGGGGATCAGGGTTCATGAGGACGAAATCGATCGATTCCAGTGGAACGATCAATACCGGATGGCCGACGGGATTATGGTGCGGACCTTCGAAGGCATTCCCGGAAGTGAGAGCAACAGGGTTGAGCGGGCGCGCGCGACATCAGGATTTCTACAGTATCGCCTGGTCTACGGCCGACTGACGTTTGTCCCCGGGGTCCGCTACGAGCACGTGTCGCTCCGACGACTTGACTACGGACGCGATGACGTGATGCGCACGGGGGTTGATCTTTCC includes the following:
- a CDS encoding ATP-dependent Clp protease proteolytic subunit → RTIEDVERDSDRDYWMSSEEAKSYGLIDNVLVKAALPKKEE
- a CDS encoding GNAT family N-acetyltransferase, translated to MIVRPVQSDHEWEIARQIRTTVFIIEQECPPEEEWDEYDEVSRHLLAWLDSEAIGVARWRTSSHNERVVAKLERFAILPPYRGQAYGRELIRQTMEDARRAGFEEQVVHAQAYLEDLYRDFGFVTEGETFMEAGIPHVKMVFVPRSDT
- a CDS encoding TonB-dependent receptor, whose product is MNTRIAFASVGFAAALFTLLHAHPCRAQTGTIEGSVIDAAAHEPLANANVTVVGTQAGASSAINGRYRILEVPAGDYAVGASMLGYRDAQLTVTVHEGQVVRLDFLLDSHWLEIPEIVVERVMLTGGLKGIESLPGSAHFISPMELERFDYGDVGRVLRRIPGVNIQEEDGYGLRPNIGLRGSGSERSSKITVMEDGILIAPAPYAAPAAYYFPTVGRMQAVEVRKGSSQIKYGPYTTGGALNLISTQIPSQLSGRFDLLAGGDDSHVVRANIGTSFKHAGFLLETYQSGTDGFKQIDGGGTSGFEKRDYLGKIRLSTDSKARVYQEVTLKLGRATESSDETYLGLTDADFAVTPSRRYAASQADRMSTEQSQVVARHVIRASAAVDVTTTLYRTDFSRNWYKLDAVRSVDGAAAVRIGQVLAKPSDYIDELDILLGSTSENDDALLVKANNRSYYARGVQSVVGVGLSTRQTRHEFELGIRVHEDEIDRFQWNDQYRMADGIMVRTFEGIPGSESNRVERARATSGFLQYRLVYGRLTFVPGVRYEHVSLRRLDYGRDDVMRTGVDLSRRTNSVDSWIPGVGLDVDIAAGLHAFAGVHRGFAPPDSRDGTRPESSLNYELGGRLLNGMLQAEAVLFYTDYSNLLGADLAASGGEGTTNQFNGGAVDVHGLELSAAYDLGMLSRRGYSFPLRAHYTFTSAQFKNSFESDFEPWATVREGDDLPYVPRHQFGASFGLETRRFSIDLSGEYTGKMRTNASQGDYVDEQSTDAHLTMDFAASYRVSRRVRIVGRVLNLTDVEYVAARRPAGIRPGLPRRLVIGIKTIL